The proteins below come from a single Burkholderia sp. PAMC 26561 genomic window:
- a CDS encoding ABC transporter permease has translation MSTAATVTLTPDNKVRAQTRAGAWIAMVIGAAYFLLPLLATIEFSLKMRRNEYSFDAYRVVLTDPHFQASFGYSILMGVFAIVLGVLLVVPTAYWVQLRLPKLRPLIEFITLLPLVIPAIVIVFGYLHVYNSSSFLPLTGNERATDFLLICGYVTLCLPYMYRSVDAGLRAVDVRSLTEAAECLGATWPTILFRIIFPNVRSGILSGAFLTFAVVIGEFTLASLLNRPAFGPYLQLIGANRAYEPSALAIIAFAITWASMGLIQVFGSARSIAGQKT, from the coding sequence ATGGTTATCGGCGCGGCGTATTTCCTGCTGCCGCTGCTGGCGACCATCGAGTTCAGCCTGAAGATGCGGCGCAACGAATACAGCTTCGACGCTTACCGCGTCGTGCTCACCGATCCGCATTTCCAGGCATCGTTCGGATACTCCATCCTGATGGGCGTGTTTGCAATCGTGCTCGGCGTGTTGCTCGTGGTTCCGACCGCATATTGGGTCCAGTTGCGCTTGCCGAAGCTGCGTCCGCTGATCGAGTTCATCACCTTGTTGCCGCTGGTGATCCCGGCCATCGTGATCGTGTTTGGTTACCTGCATGTCTACAACAGCAGTTCTTTCTTGCCGCTGACCGGCAATGAACGTGCAACCGATTTCCTGCTGATTTGCGGATACGTCACGCTGTGTTTGCCCTACATGTACCGCTCCGTCGACGCTGGCCTGCGCGCCGTCGATGTCCGCTCTCTCACCGAAGCCGCCGAATGTCTCGGTGCGACCTGGCCCACCATCCTCTTCAGGATCATCTTCCCGAACGTGCGCTCGGGAATCTTGTCGGGCGCGTTCCTGACGTTCGCGGTGGTCATCGGCGAATTCACGCTCGCGAGCCTGCTGAATCGTCCGGCGTTCGGTCCTTATCTGCAATTGATCGGCGCCAATCGCGCGTATGAACCATCCGCGCTTGCAATCATCGCGTTTGCCATTACGTGGGCCTCGATGGGGCTTATCCAGGTCTTCGGCTCGGCGCGTTCCATCGCCGGACAAAAAACTTAA
- a CDS encoding ABC transporter ATP-binding protein — MALLEIENLSKTFGTNTVLHQFDMQIERGEFITFLGPSGCGKTTVLRMIAGFETPTRGTIKLGGRDVTYLRTRQRKVGMVFQSYALFPNMTVADNIGFGLKVLRRPQAEIKSRVEEMLALIKLPKLADRYPWQLSGGQQQRVALARALANKPQVLLLDEPLSALDAKIRVSLREDIRSLQRELGITSIFVTHDQEEALSISDRIVVMNEGRVEQIGTPSEIYNFPRTRFVASFVGTLNLLPGQVVDPASGRIVVGGQELRTSHALSSSDTGKQRMLAVRPEAIVLEAPANGRNTLAATVEEVNFLGAVVRIRTRVDQSVISLDVFNDPNRRLPERGQPVALGFSHENLLVLEDGA; from the coding sequence ATGGCACTTCTCGAGATCGAAAACCTCAGCAAGACGTTCGGCACGAACACGGTGCTGCATCAGTTCGACATGCAGATCGAGCGCGGTGAGTTCATCACGTTTCTTGGCCCGTCGGGCTGCGGCAAGACCACGGTGCTGCGCATGATCGCAGGCTTCGAAACACCGACACGAGGCACGATCAAGCTCGGCGGCCGCGACGTCACTTACCTGCGCACGCGGCAACGCAAGGTCGGCATGGTGTTCCAGTCGTACGCGCTGTTTCCGAACATGACGGTGGCAGACAACATAGGGTTCGGGCTGAAGGTCTTGCGCCGCCCGCAAGCCGAGATCAAGTCGCGCGTGGAGGAGATGCTCGCGCTCATCAAGTTGCCGAAGCTGGCGGACCGATATCCGTGGCAGTTGTCGGGTGGCCAGCAGCAACGCGTGGCGCTTGCCCGGGCGCTCGCAAACAAGCCGCAAGTGCTGTTGCTCGACGAACCGCTTTCCGCACTCGACGCCAAGATCCGCGTCTCATTGCGTGAGGATATTCGCAGCCTGCAGCGCGAGCTTGGCATTACATCGATATTCGTCACGCACGATCAGGAAGAGGCACTGTCGATATCGGACCGGATCGTCGTCATGAACGAAGGACGGGTCGAGCAGATCGGCACGCCATCGGAGATCTATAACTTTCCGCGCACGCGCTTCGTGGCGTCGTTTGTCGGCACGCTGAATCTGCTGCCGGGGCAGGTAGTCGACCCGGCGAGCGGCCGGATCGTGGTCGGCGGACAGGAATTGCGGACCTCGCATGCATTGAGTTCCAGCGATACCGGCAAGCAGCGCATGCTTGCCGTGCGCCCCGAAGCCATCGTGCTCGAAGCGCCGGCAAACGGGCGCAACACGCTTGCGGCCACCGTGGAAGAGGTGAACTTCCTCGGCGCGGTGGTGCGCATCAGGACGCGCGTGGACCAGTCCGTGATTTCACTCGATGTCTTCAACGACCCGAATCGACGCTTGCCCGAACGAGGGCAGCCCGTGGCGCTGGGCTTTTCGCACGAGAATCTGCTGGTACTGGAAGACGGGGCTTGA
- a CDS encoding BrnT family toxin: MKQYVMFDLEKDASNQRKHGLSLADAAGLDWNALRIQADTRRDYREERLVGYGPLESRLHCVVFTPRDGAIRVISLRRANNREIKDHEQS; the protein is encoded by the coding sequence ATGAAACAGTACGTGATGTTTGATTTGGAAAAGGACGCGTCGAATCAGCGCAAGCATGGATTGTCGCTAGCCGACGCCGCGGGCCTCGACTGGAATGCTCTGCGTATTCAAGCGGATACGCGGCGGGACTATCGCGAAGAGCGGCTTGTCGGGTACGGGCCGCTGGAGAGCCGTCTTCACTGCGTGGTATTCACGCCGCGCGACGGCGCCATTCGAGTCATCAGCCTTCGCCGGGCGAACAACAGGGAGATCAAGGACCATGAGCAAAGTTAA
- a CDS encoding BrnA antitoxin family protein yields MSKVKLIRNTPEEEAAINRGIAADPDTYELSAEEFKALRPFPEYMAERRMGRPPKEHPKEQVSVRYDADVIAAFRATGDGWQTRMNNALRVYLSEHPLKIA; encoded by the coding sequence ATGAGCAAAGTTAAATTGATCCGGAATACGCCGGAAGAAGAGGCTGCAATCAATCGCGGTATCGCCGCCGATCCCGACACGTATGAATTGTCGGCTGAGGAATTCAAGGCGCTGCGCCCGTTTCCCGAATACATGGCAGAACGCCGCATGGGGCGGCCGCCAAAAGAGCATCCGAAGGAGCAGGTCAGCGTCCGTTACGACGCGGATGTGATCGCAGCGTTTCGCGCAACGGGCGATGGCTGGCAGACGCGCATGAACAACGCGCTGCGGGTTTATCTGAGCGAGCATCCGTTGAAGATCGCTTGA